The Lytechinus pictus isolate F3 Inbred chromosome 17, Lp3.0, whole genome shotgun sequence genome contains a region encoding:
- the LOC129280907 gene encoding alpha-1,3-mannosyl-glycoprotein 4-beta-N-acetylglucosaminyltransferase C-like, with product MIWAGIHYGGKTPLVVPDGNVNAAAYRDILEFHCLPYARRVHGHNFRLQDDNARPHRAAAVREFLEAEGVVQLPWPACSPDMNPIEHAWDTLGRAINDREVIPQNLQELADALREEWDAMPVDVINKLVDSMPRRLHALIETSSHETWTNPNEKELEQALVLGSRRHLPGFLTIGIPTVQRETAHYLTQTINSLIDKSSPEERSDVIILIFLADFEEEKRSKLKVLIKEKYSSHLEAGFIQVIQAPMSFYPSLENLKSNYGDSKTRVYWRSKQCVDFAFMFFYGSSLSEYYLQIEDDVYTVNGYLAAVRDFIKDKSNVQWASLEFSTLGFIGKLFHAYDLDRLATLILVFYQDMPVDWIFLHFKDLNAQQKNHVRRPSIFQHRGFNSSLKEKSMKNVIDRTFVDDKV from the exons ATGATATGGGCCGGTATCCATTATGGAGGGAAAACGCCACTGGTGGTTCCGGACGGAAACGTCAACGCCGCCGCCTACAGGGATATCTTGGAGTTCCACTGTCTTCCATATGCAAGACGAGTGCATGGGCACAATTTCCGACTGCAGGATGACAACGCTAGACCGCACAGGGCCGCTGCAGTAAGGGAATTCCTGGAGGCAGAGGGCGTCGTACAGTTGCCATGGCCAGCTTGTTCGCCGGATATGAACCCCATAGAGCATGCATGGGATACCCTCGGCCGAGCCATCAACGACAGAGAGGTCATTCCTCAAAATCTGCAGGAGTTGGCAGATGCTCTGAGGGAAGAATGGGACGCTATgcctgttgacgtcatcaacaagctagtggacagcatgccacgacgtctgcatgcgctg ATCGAGACATCGTCGCATGAAACTTGGACCAACCCTAACGAGAAAGAATTGGAACAAGCTCTTGTTTTGGGTTCCAGGCGACATTTACCTg GTTTCCTAACCATAGGCATTCCTACAGTCCAAAGAGAAACCGCACACTACCTCACCCAAACAATCAATTCACTGATCGACAAATCATCCCCCGAGGAACGCTCCGATGTCATCATTCTCATCTTCCTCGCTGACTTCGAGGAAGAGAAGCGATCCAAACTGAAGGtattgataaaagaaaaatactcTTCTCATCTAGAAGCTGGATTCATCCAAGTTATCCAGGCCCCGATGTCGTTCTATCCTTCCCTGGAAAATTTAAAATCAAACTATGGCGATTCAAAGACAAGAGTTTACTGGAGATCTAAACAGTGTGTTGATTTTGCATTCATGTTCTTTTATGGCAGTAGTCTTTCGGAATACTACCTCCAAATAGAGGACGACGTGTATACGGTAAATGGATATCTTGCAGCCGTTCGTGATTTTATTAAAGATAAAAGCAACGTCCAGTGGGCGTCTCTGGAATTCTCTACATTAGGATTCATTGGAAAGCTCTTTCACGCCTATGACTTGGATAGACTTGCGACACTCATATTGGTGTTCTACCAAGACATGCCCGTTGACTGGATCTTCCTTCATTTCAAAGATTTAAACGCTCAACAAAAGAACCACGTCAGGAGACCATCTATCTTTCAGCACAGAGGTTTTAATTCGAGTCTGAAAGAGAAGAGCATGAAGAACGTTATTGATAGAACCTTTGTTGATGACAAAGTCTGA